The proteins below are encoded in one region of Streptomyces ficellus:
- a CDS encoding DUF397 domain-containing protein, whose amino-acid sequence MHNRTVGDACALAWFKSSYSSGSEGDSCVEVATTPATVHVRDSKCPDGPRLALTPTAWAGFVSYASGA is encoded by the coding sequence ATGCATAACCGCACGGTCGGGGACGCCTGCGCACTGGCGTGGTTCAAGAGCAGCTACAGCAGCGGCAGCGAAGGCGACTCCTGCGTCGAGGTCGCCACCACCCCCGCCACCGTCCACGTCCGCGACTCCAAGTGCCCCGACGGCCCCCGGCTCGCCCTCACCCCGACCGCGTGGGCGGGCTTCGTGTCGTACGCGTCGGGCGCCTGA
- a CDS encoding SseB family protein, with protein sequence MYGYDQNPGAQQQYAPPQQGYAQQPPLYPEPSPPSLADAVRAFTTGSLSAEDFQQIFATSKVYCPRGDNPGFLALHNTQQPVIPMFTSLKELRRYAGKESKYFVITGAEVIDLLPTGYGFVLDMEGDHRMVFDAKAVEQMVDFAMRRMYG encoded by the coding sequence ATGTACGGCTACGACCAGAACCCGGGTGCCCAGCAGCAGTACGCCCCGCCCCAGCAGGGGTACGCGCAGCAGCCGCCGCTGTACCCCGAGCCGTCGCCGCCCTCGCTCGCGGACGCCGTACGGGCCTTCACCACCGGGTCGTTGTCGGCCGAGGACTTCCAGCAGATCTTCGCGACCTCCAAGGTCTACTGTCCGCGCGGCGACAACCCCGGCTTCCTCGCGCTGCACAACACCCAGCAGCCCGTCATCCCGATGTTCACCTCCCTCAAGGAGCTGCGCCGGTACGCGGGCAAGGAGTCCAAGTACTTCGTCATCACCGGCGCCGAGGTGATCGACCTGCTGCCCACCGGGTACGGCTTCGTCCTCGACATGGAGGGCGACCACCGGATGGTGTTCGACGCGAAGGCCGTGGAGCAGATGGTCGACTTCGCGATGCGGCGGATGTACGGCTGA
- a CDS encoding class I SAM-dependent methyltransferase, with translation MENRTPPDPRLLRNRSRLGHKIRYALTHPGRVVPHLRRAGRDGWLRLKHRGSHVAFYRAVMASDTARSPEAAVGGVPSHARWLAIGQMQYDYLAGHGLRPEDRMLEIGCGNLRAGWRFIEHLEPGHYYGIDISPDILIEAKKTLVRYGLQRKVPYLTPVENLKLDFLPDSWFTVVHAHSVFSHSPLHVIDECLAHAGRVLAPGGFFDFTYDRTEGHEHHVLGEDFYYRTETLVRLAEKHGLTAHVMDDWERLPHGQSKLRLRHPAPTA, from the coding sequence ATGGAGAACCGGACACCACCCGACCCACGCCTGCTGCGGAACCGCTCCCGGCTCGGCCACAAGATCCGGTACGCGCTCACGCACCCTGGGCGCGTGGTGCCCCACCTGCGCCGGGCGGGCCGGGACGGCTGGCTCCGCCTGAAGCACCGCGGCAGCCACGTCGCCTTCTACCGCGCGGTCATGGCGTCCGACACCGCCCGCAGCCCGGAGGCCGCCGTGGGCGGCGTACCGTCGCACGCCCGCTGGCTCGCCATCGGACAGATGCAGTACGACTACCTCGCCGGCCACGGCCTGCGGCCCGAGGACCGCATGCTGGAGATCGGCTGCGGCAACCTGCGTGCCGGGTGGCGGTTCATCGAGCACCTGGAGCCCGGCCACTACTACGGGATCGACATCTCGCCCGACATCCTCATCGAGGCCAAGAAGACCCTCGTGCGGTACGGACTCCAGCGGAAGGTGCCGTACCTGACGCCCGTGGAGAACCTGAAGCTGGACTTCCTCCCCGACTCCTGGTTCACCGTCGTCCACGCGCACAGCGTGTTCTCCCACTCGCCGCTGCACGTCATCGACGAGTGCCTGGCGCACGCCGGACGGGTGCTGGCCCCCGGCGGCTTCTTCGACTTCACGTACGACCGCACCGAGGGCCACGAGCACCACGTGCTGGGCGAGGACTTCTACTACCGCACGGAGACGCTGGTGCGGCTGGCGGAGAAGCACGGGCTGACCGCCCACGTCATGGACGACTGGGAGCGGCTCCCGCACGGCCAGTCCAAGCTCCGCCTCAGGCACCCGGCGCCGACGGCGTAG
- a CDS encoding helix-turn-helix domain-containing protein — protein sequence MSVEEPSWEVDPDDDWGVAVIATVGRQVKLRREAVGMRAADFGMAVGYGEDLVYKIEGGKRIPRPEFLDKADEVLGAGGLLSAMKEDVAKVRYPKKVRDLAKMEAQAVEIGVYECNIVAGLLQTPEHARAAIEAAQPPYSQDDVERMVAARVARQSVFERDPAPALSFVLEEAPLRRPLGGTMVWRRQLERVLELGGLRNVTLQVMPTHCEVHSGLDGRIELLKFDDGRAVARSDGAFNGRAVSDLKQLRILELRYGTIRAQALPPQESLALIEQMLGET from the coding sequence ATGTCGGTGGAGGAGCCCAGCTGGGAGGTCGACCCGGACGACGACTGGGGCGTCGCCGTCATCGCCACCGTGGGACGACAGGTGAAGCTGCGGCGGGAAGCGGTGGGAATGCGCGCCGCCGACTTCGGGATGGCCGTCGGCTACGGCGAAGACCTCGTCTACAAGATCGAGGGCGGGAAACGGATCCCCCGTCCCGAGTTCCTGGACAAGGCGGACGAGGTCCTGGGGGCGGGCGGCCTGCTCTCCGCCATGAAGGAGGACGTGGCGAAGGTCCGGTACCCGAAGAAGGTTCGGGATCTGGCGAAGATGGAGGCGCAGGCGGTGGAGATCGGCGTGTACGAGTGCAACATCGTCGCCGGTCTGTTGCAGACGCCTGAACACGCCAGGGCCGCGATCGAGGCGGCCCAGCCTCCGTACTCGCAGGACGACGTGGAACGCATGGTGGCCGCGCGGGTGGCCCGGCAGTCCGTGTTCGAGAGGGACCCCGCGCCCGCGCTCAGTTTCGTACTGGAAGAGGCTCCGCTGAGGCGCCCTCTCGGGGGCACAATGGTATGGCGACGGCAGCTCGAACGGGTGCTGGAGCTTGGCGGGTTGCGCAATGTCACGCTCCAGGTGATGCCGACGCACTGCGAGGTCCACTCCGGCCTGGACGGCAGAATCGAACTGTTGAAGTTCGACGACGGTCGGGCAGTGGCGCGCTCCGACGGGGCGTTCAACGGCCGGGCGGTTTCCGACCTGAAGCAACTCCGCATCCTGGAGCTGCGATATGGCACCATCCGAGCGCAGGCACTCCCACCACAGGAGTCGTTGGCCCTCATCGAGCAAATGTTGGGAGAAACATGA
- a CDS encoding AI-2E family transporter has protein sequence MLLVAGVAAIGVWLCVTFRTAVTSVLLALLGTALLGPLYRRLVAMKVQRSLAAGLTCAAVVAVVGGVTYIVVAALIDTGDQIVTSVRRAAEDLTEHLGAAGTSLDDVAGNAKELLGKFGGTAASGVISGLSVVGEVIAMAVLALLLVFFFLRDSGRALRALRSSVPRGSADHVEAMARRAFGAVEGFMRGTTFIALIDALLITAGLLVLRVPGAVGLGALVFVGAYIPYLGAFISGAVAILVALADRGVAIALWTVGVVLAVQLLEGHVLQPLIQSRTVQMHPAVVMITITAGASVAGILGMLLAVPLTAAAFGVIGELRRLYGAEAGGGT, from the coding sequence ATGCTGCTGGTCGCCGGCGTGGCGGCGATCGGCGTGTGGCTGTGCGTGACGTTCCGGACCGCCGTCACCTCCGTGCTGCTCGCCCTGCTCGGGACCGCGCTGCTCGGGCCGCTGTACCGCAGGCTCGTCGCCATGAAGGTCCAGCGGTCCCTGGCCGCCGGGCTGACCTGCGCGGCCGTCGTCGCCGTGGTCGGCGGCGTCACCTACATCGTGGTCGCCGCGCTCATCGACACCGGCGACCAGATCGTCACCTCCGTGCGCCGCGCCGCCGAGGACCTCACCGAGCACCTCGGCGCCGCCGGCACCTCCCTGGACGACGTCGCGGGCAACGCCAAGGAGCTGCTGGGCAAGTTCGGCGGCACGGCGGCGTCCGGCGTCATCAGCGGGCTCAGCGTCGTCGGCGAGGTGATCGCCATGGCCGTCCTCGCCCTGCTCCTCGTCTTCTTCTTCCTCCGCGACTCCGGCCGCGCCCTGCGCGCCCTCCGCTCCTCCGTGCCCCGGGGCAGCGCGGACCACGTCGAGGCCATGGCCCGCCGCGCCTTCGGAGCCGTCGAGGGCTTCATGCGCGGTACGACGTTCATCGCGCTGATCGACGCCCTCCTCATCACCGCCGGGCTGCTCGTGCTGCGCGTTCCGGGCGCGGTCGGACTGGGCGCCCTGGTCTTCGTCGGCGCGTACATCCCCTACCTCGGCGCGTTCATCTCCGGCGCGGTCGCGATCCTCGTGGCACTCGCCGACCGGGGCGTCGCCATCGCGCTGTGGACGGTCGGCGTCGTCCTCGCCGTACAGCTCCTCGAGGGGCACGTCCTCCAGCCGCTGATCCAGAGCCGTACCGTCCAGATGCACCCGGCCGTCGTCATGATCACCATCACGGCCGGCGCGTCCGTCGCCGGGATCCTCGGCATGCTGCTCGCCGTGCCGCTCACCGCCGCCGCGTTCGGGGTGATCGGCGAGCTGCGGCGGCTGTACGGGGCGGAGGCGGGCGGCGGCACGTAG
- a CDS encoding helix-turn-helix domain-containing protein has translation MDSQNPSAHAHAQSRTGGKIHPSRGARKSTHRGGVVHDNSRHTTRFTVIGNHLAQHTELSLLAIGLAVHIQSLPGGAQVDIGTLTGRFPEGKTRIAGALRELEAHGYLRRTRVRTDGGLIVTRTVSCNRPGRTGATEEPKPRPRRGADEPARRRALPAVPQPAYPTPDLLQTALGVLSGLRREDPRLLLSATDAEHLVPGVAAWLERDLTPEAVHRALTTGLPPEPLSRPAALLAHRLTAQLPPLPAFRAPNTTSAAPHPLQNCDLCDRAFRGPEPGTCGSCAAGR, from the coding sequence ATGGATAGCCAGAACCCTAGCGCGCACGCGCACGCCCAGTCCCGTACCGGCGGAAAAATCCACCCCTCCCGGGGAGCCCGCAAGTCCACGCACCGCGGCGGCGTCGTCCACGACAACTCCCGCCACACCACCCGCTTCACGGTGATCGGCAACCATCTCGCCCAGCACACCGAACTGTCGCTGCTGGCGATCGGGCTGGCCGTGCACATCCAGTCGCTGCCCGGCGGCGCCCAGGTCGACATCGGCACCCTCACCGGCCGCTTCCCCGAGGGGAAGACCCGCATCGCGGGCGCCCTGCGCGAGTTGGAGGCCCACGGCTACCTGCGCCGCACCCGCGTGCGTACCGACGGGGGCCTCATCGTCACCCGTACGGTGTCCTGCAACCGGCCCGGCCGGACCGGGGCCACGGAGGAGCCGAAGCCCCGGCCCCGGCGCGGCGCCGACGAACCGGCCCGCCGCCGCGCGCTGCCCGCCGTACCGCAGCCCGCGTACCCGACCCCCGACCTCCTCCAGACCGCCCTGGGCGTCCTCTCCGGCCTCCGCCGCGAGGACCCCCGGCTGCTGCTCTCCGCCACGGACGCCGAGCATCTCGTACCGGGCGTCGCCGCATGGCTCGAGCGCGACCTGACGCCCGAGGCCGTCCACCGGGCGCTGACCACCGGCCTGCCACCGGAGCCGCTGTCCCGCCCGGCAGCCCTTCTGGCCCACCGCCTCACCGCCCAGCTCCCGCCCCTGCCCGCCTTCCGGGCGCCGAACACCACGTCAGCCGCCCCGCATCCGCTCCAGAACTGCGACCTCTGCGACCGCGCCTTCCGCGGCCCGGAGCCAGGCACCTGCGGGTCGTGCGCCGCAGGGCGGTGA
- a CDS encoding ATP-binding SpoIIE family protein phosphatase, giving the protein MRTEDVLAAIATGLWRWDNASGIVSLDAEAARLLGLPAEPAELSEAAVRSRFHPVDWNEIDGVVNLAVAEGTLAEARLRIMDESGRVIRTVRTRSKPFIEGTDYQLVGTLQEVAETQPGTAARTPVTGDWRRSREAFLLDAGRALAEARSTAEVLRVAASLSMPGFSPDGLAVFGVSGDRLTIIGHHGHNAGDDGPFSDMPLDTDYPAAEVVRTGRAIYLPTPEEYRTRFPATWPLAQRFDRESWAFLPLIVAGRTMGAWMAAFTYPVSFTPDERSVLTTVARMLAQALARAGVAESERELSLGLQRTMMPVLGPAIPGMEVAARYVPTGGGLQVGGDWYDMIQLPGGRIALVIGDVQGHDVRAAGLMGQLRIALRAYASEGHRPDAVLSRASRFLYGITDGAEGDHGAARFATCLYLEVDPASGTLDIARAGHPDPAIRMADGTVMLRPTAGGLPLGIVPDTDYPTTRLTLEPGETLMICTDGLLETGGHDLETGWSRIRTLLERHDAEGESLEVLADNLVQAVHGPGSHYTTGPLADRREDDIAVLLLSRTGEPLRAAAARRTAMTIAQAEPERIAAARRHLRELLHDWADPEQVDSAVLMLSEMVTNVLVHTDGDALLVAEATGDHGKRRLRVEVADASDELPHRRRPGEMASSGRGLILMEMLAHEWGVDPRGEGKSIWFELFEDRDGEGLQGVAF; this is encoded by the coding sequence ATGCGCACCGAGGACGTCCTGGCCGCCATCGCGACCGGCCTGTGGCGCTGGGACAACGCATCCGGGATCGTCTCGCTCGACGCGGAGGCCGCCCGGCTGCTCGGGCTGCCCGCGGAGCCGGCGGAGCTGTCCGAGGCCGCCGTGCGCTCCCGGTTCCACCCGGTCGACTGGAACGAGATCGACGGCGTGGTGAACCTCGCCGTGGCGGAGGGCACCCTCGCGGAGGCCCGGCTGCGGATCATGGACGAGAGCGGCCGGGTGATCCGTACCGTACGCACGCGGTCGAAGCCGTTCATCGAGGGGACCGACTACCAGCTGGTCGGCACGCTCCAGGAGGTCGCCGAGACACAGCCGGGCACGGCGGCGCGGACTCCCGTCACCGGTGACTGGCGCCGCTCGCGCGAGGCGTTCCTGCTGGACGCGGGGCGGGCGCTGGCGGAGGCGCGGTCGACGGCCGAGGTGCTGCGGGTGGCGGCCTCGCTGTCGATGCCCGGGTTCTCGCCGGACGGGCTCGCCGTCTTCGGCGTCTCCGGCGACCGGCTGACGATCATCGGCCACCACGGGCACAACGCGGGCGACGACGGCCCCTTCTCCGACATGCCGCTGGACACCGACTATCCGGCGGCGGAGGTGGTGCGCACCGGGCGGGCGATCTACCTGCCGACGCCGGAGGAGTACCGGACGCGGTTCCCGGCGACCTGGCCGCTGGCGCAGCGTTTCGACCGGGAGTCGTGGGCGTTCCTGCCGCTGATCGTGGCGGGGCGCACGATGGGCGCGTGGATGGCGGCGTTCACCTACCCGGTGTCGTTCACGCCCGACGAGCGGTCCGTGCTGACGACCGTGGCACGGATGCTGGCGCAGGCGCTGGCCCGGGCCGGGGTCGCCGAGTCGGAGCGGGAGCTGTCGCTGGGCCTCCAGCGCACGATGATGCCGGTCCTGGGCCCGGCGATCCCCGGCATGGAGGTGGCCGCCCGGTACGTTCCGACCGGCGGCGGGCTCCAGGTCGGCGGTGACTGGTACGACATGATCCAGTTGCCCGGAGGCCGTATCGCGCTGGTGATCGGCGACGTCCAGGGGCACGACGTGCGGGCGGCCGGGCTGATGGGCCAGCTGCGGATCGCCCTGCGCGCGTACGCCTCCGAGGGCCACCGCCCCGACGCGGTGCTGTCCCGGGCGTCCCGTTTCCTCTACGGCATCACCGACGGGGCCGAGGGCGACCACGGCGCGGCGCGCTTCGCGACCTGCCTGTACCTGGAGGTGGACCCGGCGTCGGGGACGCTCGACATCGCGCGGGCGGGCCACCCCGACCCGGCGATCCGGATGGCGGACGGGACGGTGATGCTGCGGCCGACGGCGGGCGGCCTGCCGCTGGGCATCGTCCCGGACACGGACTACCCGACGACCCGGCTCACCCTGGAGCCGGGCGAGACGCTGATGATCTGCACGGACGGGCTGCTGGAGACCGGCGGGCACGACCTGGAGACCGGCTGGTCCCGCATCCGTACGCTGCTGGAGCGGCACGACGCCGAGGGCGAGTCGCTGGAGGTGCTGGCCGACAACCTGGTGCAGGCGGTGCACGGGCCGGGCTCGCACTACACGACCGGTCCGCTCGCCGACCGCCGGGAGGACGACATCGCGGTCCTGCTGCTGTCGCGGACCGGGGAGCCGCTGCGGGCGGCCGCGGCCCGGCGTACCGCGATGACGATCGCGCAGGCGGAGCCCGAGCGGATCGCGGCGGCCCGCCGGCACCTGCGGGAGCTGTTGCACGACTGGGCGGACCCGGAGCAGGTCGACTCGGCGGTCCTGATGCTCTCGGAGATGGTCACCAACGTGCTGGTGCACACCGACGGTGACGCGCTGCTGGTCGCGGAGGCGACCGGGGACCACGGCAAGCGGCGGCTGCGCGTCGAGGTCGCGGACGCCAGCGACGAGCTGCCGCACCGGCGGCGCCCCGGCGAGATGGCGTCCTCGGGGCGCGGGCTGATCCTGATGGAGATGCTGGCGCACGAGTGGGGCGTCGACCCGCGCGGCGAGGGCAAGTCGATCTGGTTCGAGCTGTTCGAGGACCGGGACGGAGAGGGCTTGCAGGGCGTGGCCTTCTAG
- a CDS encoding ATP-binding protein, which produces MNQIDAAQVAAVRAHFRVLLSATPRGARLARLLAVEWLRARYEVPYRVTVAAAQVVAELAANAATHGRVAGRSFRVVLLVSEGVLRVEVTDTRADGLPHRRPPSLDAESGRGLLLVEALADRWGATLGPAPQKTVWAELALHATGLPPGGAFGHRGRAARRNRRRRSR; this is translated from the coding sequence GTGAACCAGATCGATGCCGCTCAAGTCGCTGCTGTCCGCGCCCACTTCCGGGTCCTGCTGTCCGCCACCCCGCGTGGCGCGCGGCTCGCCCGGCTGCTTGCCGTCGAGTGGCTGAGGGCCCGGTACGAGGTGCCGTACCGCGTGACGGTGGCCGCCGCGCAGGTCGTCGCGGAGCTGGCCGCGAACGCCGCCACGCACGGGCGGGTGGCCGGCCGGAGCTTCCGGGTCGTACTCCTCGTCAGCGAGGGCGTCCTGCGGGTCGAGGTGACGGACACCCGGGCCGACGGCCTGCCCCACCGCCGCCCGCCATCACTCGACGCGGAGTCCGGCCGTGGGCTGCTCCTCGTTGAGGCGCTCGCCGACCGCTGGGGCGCCACGCTCGGGCCCGCGCCCCAGAAGACCGTGTGGGCGGAACTCGCCCTCCACGCAACCGGCCTGCCGCCGGGTGGCGCGTTCGGTCACCGAGGGCGAGCCGCACGCCGAAACCGGCGACGACGGAGCCGCTGA
- a CDS encoding DUF397 domain-containing protein, translated as MIRKDSAGDFSELTWFKSSYSGGNNGESCVEVATTPATVHIRDSKCPDGPRLALTPTAWAGFVSHASGT; from the coding sequence ATGATCCGCAAGGACTCTGCCGGGGACTTCTCCGAGCTGACGTGGTTCAAGAGCAGCTACAGCGGTGGCAACAACGGGGAGTCCTGCGTCGAGGTCGCCACTACCCCCGCCACCGTCCACATCCGCGACTCCAAGTGCCCCGACGGCCCCCGGCTCGCCCTCACCCCGACCGCGTGGGCGGGCTTCGTGTCGCACGCGTCGGGCACTTGA
- a CDS encoding pirin family protein has translation MPAVTVENPLTLPRVDAPTGAVPRPVLAVTTAPSGFEGEGFPVRRAFAGINYRYLDPFIMMDQMGEVEYGVGEAKGTPWHPHRGFETVTYLIDGTFVHQDSNGGGGTIRNGDTQWMTAGSGLLHIEAPPEKLVASGGLFHGLQLWVNLPAKDKMMDPRYQDIRGGQVQLLTSPDGGALLRVIAGELDGHEGPGITHTPITMIHATLRPGAEVTLPWRQDFNGLAYVLAGRGTVGTDRRPVHMGQTAVFGDGGSLIVRANAKQDGHTPDLEIILLGGQPIREPMAHYGPFVMNTREELQQAFDDFQAGRLGRVPAVHGMGETGIETG, from the coding sequence ATGCCTGCCGTAACCGTCGAGAACCCGCTCACCCTGCCGCGCGTGGACGCGCCCACGGGCGCCGTCCCGCGCCCCGTGCTGGCCGTCACCACCGCGCCCAGCGGTTTCGAGGGCGAGGGCTTCCCGGTCCGCCGCGCGTTCGCCGGCATCAACTACCGCTACCTCGACCCGTTCATCATGATGGACCAGATGGGCGAGGTGGAGTACGGGGTCGGCGAGGCGAAGGGCACGCCCTGGCACCCGCACCGCGGCTTCGAGACCGTCACGTACCTGATCGACGGCACGTTCGTCCACCAGGACAGCAACGGCGGCGGCGGCACCATCCGCAACGGCGACACCCAGTGGATGACCGCCGGGTCGGGGCTGCTGCACATCGAGGCCCCGCCGGAGAAGCTCGTCGCGTCCGGCGGCCTCTTCCACGGACTCCAGCTGTGGGTGAACCTCCCCGCCAAGGACAAGATGATGGACCCCCGCTACCAGGACATCCGCGGCGGCCAGGTCCAGCTCCTCACGTCCCCCGACGGCGGCGCGCTGCTGCGCGTCATCGCCGGCGAGCTCGACGGCCACGAGGGCCCCGGCATCACGCACACCCCCATCACCATGATCCACGCGACCCTGCGCCCCGGCGCCGAGGTCACGCTCCCGTGGCGGCAGGACTTCAACGGCCTCGCGTACGTCCTGGCCGGCCGCGGCACCGTCGGCACCGACCGCCGCCCCGTCCACATGGGCCAGACGGCCGTCTTCGGCGACGGCGGCTCGCTGATCGTCCGCGCGAACGCCAAGCAGGACGGCCACACCCCCGACCTGGAGATCATCCTCCTGGGCGGACAGCCCATCCGGGAGCCCATGGCGCACTACGGCCCGTTCGTCATGAACACCCGCGAAGAGCTCCAGCAGGCCTTCGACGACTTCCAGGCCGGCCGCCTCGGCCGCGTCCCCGCCGTCCACGGCATGGGCGAAACGGGCATCGAGACCGGCTGA
- the aspS gene encoding aspartate--tRNA ligase gives MHRYRSHTCGELRASDVGTDVRLSGWLHNRRDLGGILFIDLRDHYGITQLVARPGTAAYETLDKQTKESVVRIDGKVVSRGAENINTDLPTGEIEVEVADVEVLGASAPLPFTINTDDGVNEERRLEYRFLDLRRERMHRNIMLRSAVIASIRSKMVALGFNEMATPILTATSPEGARDFVVPSRLNPGKFYALPQAPQQFKQLLMISGFDRYFQIAPCFRDEDARADRSPGEFYQLDVEMSFVEQEDVFQPIEKLMTELFEEFGGGRHVTSPFPRIPFRESMLKYGNDKPDLRTDLELVDITDVFANSEFKAFAGKHVRALAVPDTGDQPRKFFDGLGDYAVSLGAKGLAWVRVGEGNALTGPIAKFLTEENVKVLTERLGLEPGHAVFFGAGEFDEVSKIMGPVRVEAAKRAGRFEENVFRFAWIVDFPMYEKDEDTGKIDFSHNPFSMPQGGLEALETQDPLDILGWQYDIVCNGIELSSGAIRNHEPDIMFKAFEIAGYSRETVETEFAGMLRAFQYGAPPHGGIAPGVDRIVMLLADEPNIRETIAFPLNGNAQDLMMGAPTELEEARLRELNIQLRKPVADK, from the coding sequence ATGCATCGGTACAGGTCCCACACCTGCGGCGAGCTCCGCGCCTCTGACGTCGGCACCGACGTCCGGCTGAGCGGCTGGCTGCACAATCGGCGCGACCTGGGCGGCATCCTCTTCATCGATCTGCGCGACCACTACGGCATCACGCAGCTCGTCGCGCGTCCCGGCACCGCCGCGTACGAGACGCTCGACAAGCAGACCAAGGAGTCGGTCGTCCGCATCGACGGCAAGGTCGTCTCCCGCGGTGCCGAGAACATCAACACCGACCTCCCGACCGGTGAGATCGAGGTCGAGGTCGCGGACGTCGAGGTGCTCGGCGCCTCCGCCCCGCTGCCGTTCACGATCAACACGGACGACGGCGTCAACGAGGAGCGGCGCCTGGAGTACCGCTTCCTGGACCTGCGCCGCGAGCGCATGCACCGCAACATCATGCTGCGGTCCGCCGTGATCGCGTCCATCCGCTCCAAGATGGTCGCCCTCGGCTTCAACGAGATGGCCACGCCGATCCTCACCGCGACGTCCCCCGAGGGCGCCCGTGACTTCGTCGTCCCGTCCCGCCTCAACCCGGGCAAGTTCTACGCCCTGCCGCAGGCGCCGCAGCAGTTCAAGCAGCTGCTGATGATCTCCGGCTTCGACCGGTACTTCCAGATCGCGCCCTGCTTCCGCGACGAGGACGCCCGCGCCGACCGTTCGCCGGGCGAGTTCTACCAGCTCGACGTCGAGATGAGCTTCGTCGAGCAGGAGGACGTCTTCCAGCCGATCGAGAAGCTCATGACCGAGCTGTTCGAGGAGTTCGGCGGCGGCCGCCACGTCACCTCCCCCTTCCCGCGGATCCCGTTCCGCGAGTCGATGCTCAAGTACGGCAACGACAAGCCGGACCTGCGCACCGACCTCGAGCTCGTCGACATCACGGACGTCTTCGCGAACTCCGAGTTCAAGGCCTTCGCGGGCAAGCACGTCCGCGCGCTCGCCGTGCCGGACACCGGTGACCAGCCCCGCAAGTTCTTCGACGGCCTCGGCGACTACGCCGTCTCCCTCGGCGCCAAGGGCCTGGCCTGGGTCCGCGTCGGCGAGGGCAACGCCCTGACCGGCCCGATCGCCAAGTTCCTCACCGAGGAGAACGTCAAGGTCCTCACCGAGCGCCTGGGCCTCGAGCCCGGCCACGCCGTCTTCTTCGGCGCCGGCGAGTTCGACGAGGTCTCCAAGATCATGGGCCCGGTCCGGGTCGAGGCCGCCAAGCGCGCCGGCCGGTTCGAGGAGAACGTCTTCCGCTTCGCCTGGATCGTCGACTTCCCGATGTACGAGAAGGACGAGGACACCGGGAAGATCGACTTCTCGCACAACCCCTTCTCGATGCCGCAGGGCGGCCTGGAGGCCCTGGAGACCCAGGACCCGCTGGACATCCTCGGCTGGCAGTACGACATCGTCTGCAACGGCATCGAGCTGTCGTCCGGCGCGATCCGGAACCACGAGCCCGACATCATGTTCAAGGCCTTCGAGATCGCCGGATACTCCCGCGAGACCGTCGAGACCGAGTTCGCCGGCATGCTCCGCGCCTTCCAGTACGGCGCCCCGCCGCACGGCGGCATCGCCCCGGGCGTCGACCGCATCGTCATGCTCCTCGCCGACGAGCCCAACATCCGCGAAACCATCGCCTTCCCGCTCAACGGCAACGCCCAGGACCTGATGATGGGCGCCCCGACCGAGCTGGAGGAGGCCCGCCTGCGCGAGCTGAACATCCAGCTGCGCAAGCCGGTCGCGGACAAGTAG